One Paraburkholderia agricolaris DNA segment encodes these proteins:
- a CDS encoding heavy metal response regulator transcription factor, whose protein sequence is MSILVIEDDPKTGDYLKKGLRESGYAVDLARTGTDGLHMALEHAYDLVVLDVMLPGIDGWEIMRALRARRDLPVIFLTARDHVSDRIRGLELGADDYLVKPFSFTELVLRIRTLLRRGVIREHDVFEIADLKLDVLRRKVTREGVEIPLTNKEFMLLHLLVRRQGEALSRTQIASEVWDMNFDSDTNVVDVAIKRLRAKVDHPFEKKLIHTVRSIGYTFGDGS, encoded by the coding sequence ATGAGCATCCTCGTCATCGAAGACGATCCGAAAACCGGCGATTACCTGAAAAAAGGGCTGCGTGAAAGCGGCTACGCGGTCGACCTCGCGCGCACCGGCACCGATGGCCTGCACATGGCGCTCGAACATGCGTACGACCTGGTGGTGCTGGACGTGATGCTGCCCGGCATCGACGGCTGGGAGATCATGCGTGCGCTGCGCGCGCGGCGCGATCTGCCGGTCATTTTCCTGACCGCGCGCGATCATGTCAGCGACCGCATTCGCGGCCTCGAACTCGGTGCCGACGATTACCTCGTCAAACCGTTCTCCTTCACCGAACTGGTGTTGCGCATCCGCACGCTGCTGCGCCGCGGCGTGATCCGCGAGCACGACGTGTTCGAAATCGCCGACCTCAAACTCGACGTCCTGCGCCGCAAGGTCACGCGCGAAGGCGTGGAGATTCCACTGACCAACAAGGAATTCATGCTGTTGCATCTGCTGGTGCGCCGGCAGGGCGAAGCGTTATCGCGAACGCAGATCGCCTCGGAAGTGTGGGACATGAACTTCGACAGCGACACCAACGTGGTCGACGTCGCGATCAAACGGCTGCGCGCGAAGGTCGATCATCCGTTCGAGAAGAAGCTGATTCATACGGTGCGCAGCATCGGCTACACCTTCGGCGACGGCTCATGA
- a CDS encoding cytochrome b/b6 domain-containing protein produces MPKPPARFIVHPLVVRITHWINAFAMVCMVMSGWAIYNASPFFPFRFPVWATVGGWLGGSIAWHFAAMWLLCANGLLYLAYGIGRGHFRRKLLPVHPRDVIHDAALAMQFKLPHDTGKYNAVQRALYLFVFFLGVLLVASGLSIWKPVQFSWLTALFGGFDFARRVHFVAMAGVVGFVVVHLALVLLVPRTLLPMLTGRARITAHERNEA; encoded by the coding sequence ATGCCTAAACCGCCAGCACGCTTTATCGTCCACCCACTCGTCGTACGAATCACGCACTGGATCAACGCCTTTGCGATGGTGTGCATGGTGATGAGCGGCTGGGCGATCTATAACGCGTCGCCCTTCTTTCCGTTCAGATTTCCGGTGTGGGCCACCGTCGGCGGCTGGCTGGGCGGCTCGATTGCCTGGCATTTCGCGGCGATGTGGCTGCTGTGCGCGAACGGCCTGCTGTATCTGGCGTATGGCATCGGACGTGGACATTTCCGGCGCAAACTGCTGCCCGTCCATCCGCGCGACGTCATTCACGATGCTGCTCTCGCGATGCAGTTCAAACTGCCGCACGACACCGGCAAATACAACGCGGTGCAGCGCGCGCTCTATCTCTTCGTATTTTTTCTTGGCGTGTTGCTGGTCGCGTCGGGACTCTCGATCTGGAAACCGGTGCAGTTCTCGTGGCTGACCGCGCTCTTCGGCGGCTTCGATTTCGCACGTCGCGTGCATTTTGTCGCGATGGCGGGCGTGGTCGGTTTTGTCGTCGTGCATCTAGCGCTGGTGCTGCTGGTGCCGCGCACGCTACTGCCGATGCTAACGGGCCGCGCCCGTATCACCGCGCACGAAAGGAACGAGGCATGA
- a CDS encoding AraC family transcriptional regulator, which yields MSTRFVEPAPADHGPVLDSLADPAQQRLVELFDKLAPNPGITRSSFEGVNLMRANRPMPRMPVMYEPSIVIVCQGRKRGYLGDQVFQYDAQQYLVLSVPLPFECETEASPDKPFLGISVRVDLSMVAELLMALNETQGTAQNEPLGIYSTPLDPALSNAVQRLMDALASPLDARILAPGVVREICYRVLTGEQGDAIRAALTHQNHFGRIAKALRRIHADYHGQLDVDTLASEAGMSLAVFHAQFKAVTATSPMQYVKTTRLHHARLLMVQDGLNAGAAAARVGYESASQFSREFKRLFGLSPVDEVKRMRTVYDAPPPRVAKPAARYVTAV from the coding sequence ATGTCAACCCGCTTCGTCGAACCCGCACCGGCCGATCATGGCCCGGTCCTCGATAGCCTCGCCGATCCCGCGCAGCAACGCCTGGTCGAATTGTTCGACAAGCTCGCACCGAATCCGGGCATCACGCGCTCGAGCTTCGAAGGGGTCAATCTGATGCGCGCCAACAGGCCGATGCCGCGTATGCCGGTGATGTACGAGCCGAGCATCGTGATCGTCTGCCAGGGGCGCAAGCGCGGTTATCTCGGCGATCAGGTATTCCAGTACGACGCGCAGCAGTACCTGGTGCTGTCGGTACCGCTGCCGTTCGAATGCGAAACCGAGGCGAGCCCGGACAAGCCGTTCCTCGGCATCTCGGTGCGCGTCGATCTGAGCATGGTGGCTGAGTTGCTGATGGCGTTGAATGAAACGCAGGGCACCGCGCAGAACGAGCCGCTCGGCATCTATTCGACGCCGCTCGATCCGGCCTTGAGCAACGCCGTGCAGCGTTTGATGGACGCGTTGGCCTCGCCGCTCGACGCGCGCATTCTCGCGCCAGGGGTGGTCCGCGAAATTTGCTATCGCGTGTTGACAGGTGAGCAGGGCGACGCGATTCGCGCGGCCCTCACGCATCAAAATCATTTCGGCCGCATTGCCAAGGCGTTACGGCGGATTCATGCCGACTACCATGGGCAACTCGACGTCGATACGCTGGCCTCAGAGGCGGGGATGAGCCTCGCCGTTTTTCATGCGCAATTCAAGGCGGTGACCGCGACTTCGCCGATGCAGTACGTGAAGACCACGCGTTTGCATCATGCGCGTTTGCTGATGGTGCAGGATGGGCTGAATGCAGGTGCGGCCGCGGCGCGCGTCGGTTACGAAAGCGCGTCGCAGTTCAGCCGCGAGTTCAAGCGTCTGTTCGGCCTGAGCCCGGTCGATGAAGTCAAACGCATGCGCACGGTGTACGATGCGCCGCCACCCCGCGTGGCCAAGCCGGCCGCGCGCTACGTGACCGCGGTGTAG
- a CDS encoding nucleoside hydrolase — MKRLFVALTCVASVAAVSVLSACGGSDLNAQTNPPKVIIDSDYNTLSDDGQLGVMAAQLQAQGSLKVLGITVVSGNQWLKQGVSDALKSVERLGVENQIGVYAGANYALSHDFATIQAEQKQFPGGDGYLGAWNTPEPKSDSDLIAPPDGFATHTKVQSRSAVDFIVDSVKQYPGEVTILAIGPLTNIALATRQHPEIVPLIKQIIYMGGAIDVPGNTTPTAEFNWWFDPEAAKTVLRLPIKQVVIPLDVTDTVKMDKALYDRVAHDPTKQTIITQLFKTLNGYGFDGKNGFETNPNYTTNIWDTLTLAYLMHPSFATQTVDEWVDVDTSFGANDGKSTGYTSSPPAGLQKMTIVKRFDNPSFFNFYVDLLTRPVPVTLPN; from the coding sequence GTACTTTCGGCGTGTGGCGGGAGCGATCTCAATGCGCAGACGAATCCGCCCAAAGTAATTATCGACAGTGACTACAACACGCTGAGCGACGACGGCCAGTTAGGCGTAATGGCTGCGCAATTGCAGGCGCAAGGCTCGTTGAAAGTATTGGGCATTACGGTGGTGTCCGGTAATCAATGGTTGAAGCAGGGCGTATCGGACGCATTGAAATCGGTTGAACGCCTTGGCGTTGAAAATCAGATTGGCGTCTATGCGGGCGCCAATTACGCGTTGTCGCACGATTTCGCCACGATCCAGGCCGAGCAGAAGCAATTCCCCGGCGGCGACGGTTATCTCGGCGCGTGGAATACGCCCGAACCGAAATCGGACAGCGACCTGATCGCGCCGCCGGACGGCTTCGCCACGCATACGAAGGTGCAGAGCAGGAGCGCGGTGGATTTCATCGTCGATTCGGTGAAGCAGTATCCGGGCGAGGTGACGATTCTGGCGATCGGCCCGCTGACGAACATTGCGCTCGCCACGCGTCAGCATCCCGAGATCGTTCCGTTGATCAAGCAGATCATTTACATGGGCGGTGCGATCGATGTGCCTGGCAACACCACGCCGACAGCCGAATTCAACTGGTGGTTCGATCCGGAGGCGGCGAAGACCGTGCTGCGCCTGCCGATCAAACAGGTAGTGATTCCGCTCGACGTGACCGATACCGTGAAGATGGACAAGGCGTTGTACGACCGCGTCGCGCACGATCCGACGAAGCAGACCATCATTACGCAACTGTTCAAGACGCTGAACGGCTATGGTTTCGACGGCAAGAACGGCTTCGAAACGAATCCGAACTACACCACGAACATCTGGGATACGTTGACGCTCGCGTATCTGATGCATCCGTCGTTTGCCACGCAGACGGTGGACGAATGGGTGGACGTGGATACGAGCTTCGGCGCCAATGACGGCAAGTCGACGGGTTACACCAGTTCACCGCCGGCGGGTTTGCAGAAGATGACGATCGTCAAACGCTTCGATAACCCGAGTTTTTTCAATTTTTACGTTGACCTGCTGACACGTCCGGTGCCGGTCACGCTGCCGAACTAA
- a CDS encoding molybdopterin-dependent oxidoreductase: MSESKRRDSRNTNIVLADHKPQIERLQRRLFLRSSLSIGALAMLSGCNMQDGDSVDKVLWAMSRWNDRVQAWLFDRNKLAPTYSASQITDPFPFNAFYPEFDAPDIDGSTFQLEVSGLVSDKRTWTLDQLRALPQASQITRHICIEGWSAIGQWRGVPFRTFLERVGADLNARYVGFKCADRYYSSLDMATALHPQTQLTLDFRDAPLPAKYGYPLKLRVPTKLGFKNPKHIAAIFVTNTNPGGYWEDQGYNWFSGL, encoded by the coding sequence ATGAGCGAATCAAAGCGCCGGGACTCGCGCAACACGAATATTGTTCTCGCCGACCACAAACCGCAAATCGAGCGCCTGCAACGGCGTCTGTTTCTGCGCTCGTCGCTTTCGATCGGCGCGCTGGCGATGCTCTCCGGCTGCAACATGCAGGACGGCGATTCCGTCGACAAGGTGTTGTGGGCCATGTCGCGCTGGAACGATCGCGTGCAAGCATGGTTATTCGATCGCAACAAGCTCGCGCCAACCTATTCGGCGAGCCAGATCACCGACCCGTTCCCGTTCAACGCGTTCTATCCGGAGTTCGACGCGCCGGATATCGACGGTTCGACGTTCCAGCTGGAAGTGTCGGGCCTGGTGTCGGACAAGCGCACCTGGACGCTCGACCAGCTGCGCGCGTTGCCGCAGGCTTCGCAGATTACGCGGCACATCTGCATTGAAGGATGGAGCGCGATCGGGCAATGGCGAGGCGTGCCGTTTCGCACGTTCCTCGAACGCGTCGGCGCCGATCTGAACGCACGCTATGTCGGCTTCAAATGCGCGGACCGTTATTACTCGAGCCTCGACATGGCCACGGCCTTGCATCCGCAAACCCAACTGACACTCGATTTCCGCGACGCGCCGCTACCGGCCAAATACGGCTACCCGCTGAAGCTGCGCGTACCGACCAAACTGGGCTTCAAGAATCCGAAGCACATCGCGGCGATCTTCGTGACCAACACGAACCCCGGCGGCTATTGGGAAGACCAGGGGTACAACTGGTTTAGCGGGCTATAA
- a CDS encoding LysR substrate-binding domain-containing protein produces the protein MIDRITAMRTFIRIVDTNSFTRAAESLNIPRATATTIVQNLEALLGTALLTRTTRRLSITPEGAAYYERCAQILADIDEMEASLRHSTDNLTGRLRIEIPGAVASAIVLPALDDFHTRYPNLDLAIGISNRTVDLISEAIDCSIQLGELPDSNLVARQLGTLEHVTCASPAYLARHGTPFDLDDLRGHAAVNCMSPHNGREVDFDFEVDGEAQNVKVRGFVKVSDEQAYLTCGLQGLGLIQPARIAAQPYLDSGLLREVLPQWKPVPMPVSVAYVKNRRVSPRVRAFVDWLAELFEQTEHVDQDLSRVRQLLRGLHPA, from the coding sequence GTGATCGACAGAATAACGGCAATGCGGACATTCATCCGAATCGTGGACACAAACAGCTTCACCCGCGCAGCGGAATCCCTCAACATCCCCCGCGCGACAGCGACAACGATCGTCCAGAACCTGGAGGCCTTACTGGGCACCGCCCTATTAACACGCACAACACGCCGTCTGAGCATCACACCAGAAGGCGCAGCCTACTATGAACGCTGTGCGCAAATCCTCGCCGACATCGACGAAATGGAAGCCAGCCTCCGTCACTCGACGGATAACCTGACCGGCCGCCTGCGCATTGAAATACCCGGCGCGGTAGCGAGCGCCATCGTCCTGCCGGCACTGGACGACTTCCACACCCGCTACCCGAATCTCGACCTGGCGATCGGCATCAGCAACCGGACAGTCGACCTGATCTCGGAAGCCATCGACTGCAGTATCCAGCTAGGCGAATTGCCGGATTCAAACCTGGTCGCGCGGCAGTTAGGCACGCTCGAGCACGTGACATGCGCCAGCCCGGCATATCTGGCCCGCCACGGCACGCCTTTCGACCTGGACGACTTGCGCGGACACGCTGCCGTCAACTGCATGTCGCCGCACAACGGCCGCGAAGTCGACTTCGATTTCGAAGTGGACGGCGAAGCGCAAAACGTCAAGGTCAGAGGCTTCGTCAAAGTGAGCGACGAGCAGGCGTACCTCACCTGCGGATTGCAAGGCCTCGGTCTGATCCAGCCCGCGCGAATCGCCGCGCAACCCTACCTCGACTCGGGACTGCTGCGCGAAGTGCTGCCGCAATGGAAACCCGTGCCGATGCCGGTCTCGGTCGCGTATGTGAAGAATCGCCGGGTGTCGCCCCGCGTGCGAGCCTTCGTCGACTGGCTCGCAGAGCTGTTCGAGCAAACCGAACACGTCGATCAGGACCTGTCGCGCGTTCGCCAACTGTTGCGCGGCCTGCACCCCGCCTGA
- a CDS encoding NAD(P)-dependent alcohol dehydrogenase: MSTTYAYAATDATAPLAPFEIQRRELRAHDVQMEVLFCGVCHSDLHQARNEWKNTVFPVVPGHEIVGRVTAVGPGVTKYKAGDLVGVGCLVDSCRTCASCEENLEQYCENGFVGTYNGVDRVDGQITYGGYSTQLVVDEAFTLRVPENLDPAGVAPLLCAGITTYSPLRTWGAGPGKKVGIVGLGGLGHMGVKLARAMGAHVVLFTTSPSKIEDARRLGAHEVVISKNADEMGAHVNSFDFILNTVAAQHDLNPFLNLLKRDGTMTLVGAPEHDHPSPQVFNLIFKRRRLAGSLIGGIAETQEMLDFCGEHGITSDIEVIPMQGINEAYERMLKSDVKYRFVVDLDSLRK, encoded by the coding sequence ATGAGCACGACTTATGCCTATGCAGCGACCGACGCTACCGCGCCGCTCGCCCCGTTCGAAATCCAGCGCCGCGAACTGCGCGCCCATGACGTGCAGATGGAAGTCCTGTTTTGCGGTGTGTGCCATTCCGACTTGCATCAGGCACGCAACGAATGGAAGAACACGGTGTTCCCGGTGGTACCCGGCCATGAGATTGTCGGCCGCGTGACGGCGGTGGGTCCGGGCGTGACCAAATACAAGGCGGGCGATCTGGTGGGCGTGGGCTGCCTGGTCGATTCGTGCCGCACTTGCGCGAGTTGCGAAGAAAATCTCGAACAGTATTGCGAAAACGGTTTTGTCGGCACGTATAACGGTGTGGACCGGGTTGACGGTCAGATTACCTACGGCGGTTATTCGACGCAACTGGTGGTGGATGAGGCATTCACGCTACGAGTGCCGGAGAATCTCGACCCGGCGGGCGTGGCGCCTTTGTTGTGCGCGGGTATCACGACGTATTCGCCGCTGCGCACCTGGGGTGCCGGTCCTGGCAAGAAGGTCGGGATCGTCGGTCTTGGCGGTCTGGGTCACATGGGCGTGAAGTTGGCCCGTGCGATGGGCGCGCATGTGGTGCTGTTTACGACGTCGCCGTCGAAGATCGAAGATGCCAGGCGGCTTGGTGCGCATGAGGTTGTCATCTCGAAGAATGCTGACGAGATGGGCGCGCATGTCAATAGCTTCGATTTCATTCTGAATACGGTTGCTGCGCAGCATGATTTGAATCCGTTTTTGAATCTGCTCAAGCGCGATGGGACGATGACGCTGGTTGGGGCGCCCGAGCACGATCATCCGTCGCCGCAGGTGTTCAATCTGATTTTCAAGCGTCGCCGCCTGGCTGGTTCGCTGATTGGCGGGATTGCTGAGACGCAGGAAATGCTGGATTTCTGTGGCGAGCATGGGATTACTTCGGATATTGAGGTGATTCCTATGCAGGGGATTAATGAGGCTTATGAACGGATGCTTAAGAGTGATGTTAAGTATCGGTTTGTGGTTGATCTGGATTCCTTACGGAAGTGA
- a CDS encoding heavy metal sensor histidine kinase, which yields MKLWTDRSLTARTTVLFAAIACVVIGTLGAYFYHSAQVSLEQRADVVLTARVEHFSRIVRDLYSVSELKNRPVLFESMLGAEEDVLLFRRPGEAPFIDVNPAGIAVPVLQAGVQNRLPTLPDIRQTLLPDGVPVHWAIATVKAREDGSEVEVIAAHPMTQEVRMLAAYRNRIVLATLTGMLAATLLAYYVLRRTFRPVREIATRAAQISPASLSVRLDSEAAPVELRQLTHAFNAMLDRLADGYQRLSQFSADLAHEIRTPVGALIGQTQVTLAKSRDADEYQQVLESNLEELSRLSHIAENILFLAHADHAALSIDREPVDLRDELVRIADYFEGPADERGMCFTVDAQGMASVNPMLCRRAINNLVVNAVRYGANNTVVRLSGTQDERGATVVVENDGAPIPDEQLNRLFDRFYRADAARSAFTESSGLGLAIVRAIMHLHGGTARVVCPVPGVVRFELRFPGV from the coding sequence ATGAAGCTGTGGACCGACCGTTCGTTGACCGCGCGCACCACGGTGCTGTTCGCCGCGATCGCATGCGTGGTGATCGGCACATTGGGCGCGTATTTCTATCACTCCGCGCAGGTGTCGCTGGAGCAGCGTGCTGACGTGGTGCTTACCGCCCGGGTCGAGCATTTCAGCCGCATCGTGCGCGATCTCTACTCAGTCAGCGAATTGAAGAACCGGCCTGTGCTGTTCGAGAGCATGCTCGGCGCGGAGGAAGACGTGCTGTTGTTCCGCCGTCCGGGCGAGGCACCGTTTATCGACGTGAACCCTGCCGGCATTGCGGTGCCGGTCCTCCAGGCCGGTGTCCAGAATCGCTTGCCGACGCTCCCGGACATCCGCCAGACCCTGTTGCCCGACGGCGTGCCGGTCCATTGGGCGATCGCCACGGTCAAGGCGCGCGAGGACGGTAGCGAGGTCGAAGTGATCGCCGCGCATCCCATGACCCAGGAAGTGCGGATGCTGGCCGCGTACCGCAATCGCATCGTGCTGGCCACGCTGACCGGCATGCTGGCCGCGACGCTGCTAGCGTACTACGTGCTGCGCCGAACCTTCCGGCCGGTGCGCGAGATCGCCACGCGGGCAGCGCAGATCAGTCCGGCAAGTTTGTCGGTGCGGCTCGACAGTGAGGCTGCGCCGGTCGAACTCCGCCAGCTCACGCACGCTTTCAACGCGATGCTTGACCGTCTTGCCGACGGCTATCAGCGCCTCTCGCAGTTTTCCGCCGATCTGGCGCATGAAATTCGCACGCCGGTGGGCGCTTTGATCGGCCAGACCCAGGTGACGCTCGCCAAATCGCGCGACGCCGATGAATATCAGCAAGTGCTCGAATCGAATCTCGAAGAGCTGAGCCGCTTGAGCCACATCGCGGAAAACATCCTGTTTCTCGCGCACGCGGACCACGCCGCGTTGTCCATCGACCGTGAGCCGGTCGATCTGCGCGATGAACTCGTCAGGATTGCGGACTATTTCGAAGGCCCCGCCGACGAACGCGGGATGTGCTTTACCGTCGACGCTCAGGGCATGGCGTCGGTCAATCCGATGCTGTGCCGGCGCGCGATCAACAATCTCGTGGTCAACGCGGTGCGATACGGCGCGAACAATACGGTGGTGCGCTTGAGCGGCACACAGGACGAACGGGGCGCGACGGTGGTGGTGGAAAACGACGGTGCGCCGATTCCTGACGAGCAACTGAACCGTCTGTTCGATCGCTTCTATCGCGCGGATGCAGCACGCAGCGCTTTCACCGAATCGAGCGGGCTGGGGCTCGCAATCGTCAGGGCGATCATGCATCTGCACGGCGGCACGGCGCGTGTGGTGTGTCCGGTGCCGGGCGTGGTGCGCTTCGAATTGCGCTTTCCAGGTGTCTAG
- a CDS encoding VOC family protein has translation MLSHVFVGISDFERAFGFYSVLMETLELRLKFRDNDTCWAGWMPAGAPRPLFVISRPYDGRAATAGNGQMLALLAKDRATVDRAHAVALAHGGVCEGPPGLRPHYHADYYGAYFRDPDGNKLCVCCHEPDPNSSTQAAR, from the coding sequence ATGCTTTCCCACGTATTCGTCGGCATTTCGGATTTCGAGCGCGCGTTCGGCTTTTATAGCGTGCTGATGGAGACGTTAGAGCTGCGGCTCAAGTTCCGCGACAACGATACGTGCTGGGCCGGCTGGATGCCGGCCGGTGCGCCACGGCCCCTGTTCGTCATCAGCAGGCCCTACGACGGCCGGGCCGCCACCGCAGGCAACGGCCAGATGTTGGCGCTCCTCGCTAAAGACCGCGCCACGGTCGATCGAGCGCATGCTGTGGCGCTCGCTCACGGCGGTGTCTGTGAAGGCCCACCGGGTTTGCGCCCTCACTATCACGCGGACTATTACGGCGCGTACTTTCGCGATCCCGACGGCAACAAGCTCTGTGTGTGTTGCCATGAGCCGGACCCGAACTCAAGCACGCAGGCCGCCCGCTAG